A region from the Eleginops maclovinus isolate JMC-PN-2008 ecotype Puerto Natales chromosome 17, JC_Emac_rtc_rv5, whole genome shotgun sequence genome encodes:
- the optn gene encoding optineurin, with amino-acid sequence MASEGPVMNGDISRSHSECGTLEETLQQMNILIQENRDLKEALRQTNLTMKERFEGLSAWREKQREERDFLECKLEEARGRMEALTAQNQELNKKKGEEGGTGGGHLAASSNHSAELDALRAQVARLQAEKNDLVAMNSELQLKAEQDSQDSFIEVYKVSDGGVDGLNTVCGLERSRHSELSMTGSRLEGEETTVSQLLQSLRDETQRAEGLQTQLQSASARIKELEERKSNVDESTQTSQAEATDTKQDSGKEEKAASEVENMKSQMMTLFKELQQAQSKLDEAEGMKKNLQDRCREVEQDVVTLKAQLADKQEVLSENDRLKLQVDSMQAQNQLEQRKTGEEKNNLTLLKDAYTKLFEDYNELKEEKKKRESKLVPKEVAEQLQERLTAAEEALAAKQTHIDHMKQEMFKKEEELGTISVFKAQAEVYSSDFYAEREAREKLHEERERLAAQLEYVKKQNNQLQEEMDSMGRRSLTEMQKRHMSLGGNSQGPAASLVGRGTDWQHQGNIPEHACPKCNEVLPDLDSLQIHIMDCII; translated from the exons ATGGCGTCTGAAGGCCCTGTGATGAATGGCGACATTTCTCGCTCTCACAGTGAGTGCGGCACGCTGGAGGAAACGCTGCAGCAGATGAACATCCTTATCCAGGAGAACCGGGACCTGAAAG AGGCCCTGCGGCAGACCAACCTTACGATGAAGGAGCGTTTCGAGGGTCTGTCTGCTTGGCGGGAGAAGCAGCGGGAGGAACGGGACTTCCTGGAGTGCAAACTGGAGGAGGCTCGGGGTCGCATGGAGGCTCTGACCGCCCAGAACCAGGAGCTGAAcaagaaaaagggagaggagggggggacagGAGGTGGTCACCTG GCTGCGTCTTCCaatcacagtgcagagctggaTGCCCTGCGTGCCCAGGTTGCTCGCCTACAGGCAGAGAAGAACGACCTGGTGGCCATGAACTCTGAACTGCAGCTGAAGGCCGAGCAGGACTCGCAGGACTCCTTCATTGAGGTTTACAAAGTCTCG gATGGAGGTGTGGACGGCTTGAACACTGTGTGTGGTTTGGAGCGCAGCAGACACTCAGAGCTGAGCATGACGGGGTCCCGACTGGAAGGCGAGGAGACGACCGTCAGCCAGCTGCTGCAGTCTCTGAGGGACGAGACGCAGCGGGCTGAGGGGCTGCAGACCCAGCTTCAGTCTGCTTCTGCCAG AATAAAGGAGCTAGAGGAGAGGAAGTCTAATGTGGATGAATCAACACAGACCAGCCAAGCAGAGGCTACAGACACCAAGCAGGATTCTGGGAAAGAAGAAAAG GCAGCATCTGAGGTGGAGAACATGAAGTCTCAGATGATGACGCTGTTTAAAGAACTGCAGCAGGCCCAGAGCAAGCTGGATGAAGCAGAAGGCATGAAGAAGAACCTGCAGGACAG ATGTCGGGAGGTGGAGCAGGACGTGGTCACTCTGAAGGCTCAGCTGGCCGATAAACAGGAAGTCTTGTCTGAAAACGATCGGCTGAAGCTGCAGGTGGACAGCATGCAGGCTCAGAACCAGCtggagcagaggaagacaggagaggagaa GAACAACTTGACCCTTCTGAAGGATGCATACACCAAGCTGTTTGAAGACTACAATGAActaaaagaggagaagaagaagagggag TCTAAGCTGGTGCCGAAGGAGGTGgcggagcagctgcaggaacgTCTGACTGCCGCTGAAGAGGCCCTGGCTGCCAAACAGACCCACATCGATCACATGAAGCaggaaatgttcaaaaaggaggaggagctgggCACCATTTCCGTGTTCAAGGCTCAG GCTGAGGTCTACTCCTCGGACTTCTACGCAGAGCGGGAAGCGAGGGAGAAACTCCACGAAGAGAGGGAGCGTCTGGCAGCTCAGCTGGAGTATGTTAAGAAGCAGAACaaccagctgcaggaggagatggaCTCCATGGGCAG ACGCTCACTGACCGAGATGCAGAAGAGACACATGTCACTGGGAGGAAATTCACAGGGACCCGCCGCCTCTCTGGTTGGGAGAG GTACGGACTGGCAGCATCAGGGAAATATTCCCGAACACGCGTGTCCCAAGTGCAATGAGGTCCTGCCAGACCTGGACTCCCTGCAGATCCACATCATGGACTGCATCATCTAG
- the mcm10 gene encoding LOW QUALITY PROTEIN: protein MCM10 homolog (The sequence of the model RefSeq protein was modified relative to this genomic sequence to represent the inferred CDS: deleted 1 base in 1 codon): MDSEDDLDILTALLAENEGVEEEQGGQEQADDLDGLFDGDGGEEEEYKMAYRRKKQDVESEDVMSDLFGDVDDIENEGEDTKGNESLNKSKEDLQDELRQMQEKMQRLQQQLEASQKISTPSSTPVKTAGCSAAPKPITSKLPQAKKTKTQAAAAPVSTPVRAGGPKVKESSDFCDQLTNADSFKRKPRVAHPKASTSPEERGPLVEIKLGGTFQPAESSSSKRLSPASQSRPGPAASSLLPLPKDVAVEKYSGLRLRRPRVSSSEMDRKMADRRLIRLSQVPERMAREKLEDSDWVTFAVLVNKATPQSNSSGKTFSIWKLNDLHNLEVFVSLLLFGEVHKEHWKTEPGTVIGLLNPNPMKQKEGYDGVSLTVDNPQKLLLLGEAQDFGTCKAMKKNGDPCSQMVNLYECQYCQYHVKAQYKQMSSKRAELQSAFSGKAPNKMKGKGGSLKERLCQDGFHYGGVSSAACAASLTSNKGNQGTQKTLDKLFVKGSAKQLNQAKRLAMQSGEVSGCSNEFKSLLSTPTPGALQLKKHLVHGGQSVPKNGDSAPFQSITASSLLKEQKAKQREFLQSRLRRPEPIQKKVQSSLGPGPSSSLMSPKAASEATMSPATPHTPTLGRGFSEGEDILFFDGSPPPAPAPIALSLSAAKLAALRKLKAKGSGLKKEDPNAVKRKRSNSSDINARLERNLTSAEAEEEEEPAEKKKRDQLLYIQSDEFQKILNAKSRHDAALQAAEYQMQESYFDPLVKKEQMEEKMKGIREMKCRAVTCRKCKYTYFKPADRCVEENHDLRWHDATKRFFKCPCGQRSIALDRLPNQHCSNCGLFKWERDGMLKEKKGPKIAGELLQPRGEEHGKFLNSN, translated from the exons ATGGACA GCGAGGATGATCTGGACATTCTGACGGCACTGCTGGCTGAGAATGAGGGGGTCGAAGAAGAACAGGGGGGTCAGGAGCAGGCAGACGACTTGGATGGCCTGTTTGACGGCGACggtggggaggaggaagagtac AAGATGGCTTACAGGAGGAAAAAGCAAGATGTGGAGTCAGAAGACGTAATGTCGGATCTTTTTGGAGACGTGGATGACATTGAAAATGAAGGAGAAGACACTAAAGGAAATGAGAGCCTCAACAAGTCCAAGGAGGACTTGCAAG ATGAGCTGAGGCAAATGCAGGAGAAGATGCAGCggttgcagcagcagctggaggcgAGTCAGAAGATTTCCACGCCATCTTCCACTCCGGTCAAGACTGCAGGATGCTCAGCTGCTCCCAAACCAATAACCTCCAAACTGCCCCAGGCCAAGAAGACCAAGACACAAGCAG cagcagcacctgtCTCCACTCCTGTCAGAGCAGGAGGTCCGAAGGTCAAGGAGTCCTCTGACTTTTGTGATCAGCTGACAAATGCTGACTCGTTCAAACGCAAACCCAGGGTAGCTCATCCCAAAGCCAGCACATCACCAG AAGAACGAGGTCCTCTGGTGGAGATAAAGCTCGGCGGCACCTTCCagccagcagagagcagcagcagtaagCGTCTCAGTCCCGCCTCTCAGAGCAGGCCTGGCCCGGCTGcttcttctctccttccacTTCCTAAGGATGTGGCTGTGGAGAAATACTCAGGACTCCGTCTCAG gAGACCGCGAGTTTCCTCCAGCGAGATGGACCGCAAGATGGCCGACCGGCGTCTGATCCGCCTGTCGCAGGTGCCGGAGCGCATGGCTCGGGAGAAGCTTGAGGATAGCGACTGGGTGACGTTTGCTGTGCTTGTCAACAAGGCCACACCACAAAGCAACAGCAGT ggcaAAACCTTTAGCATCTGGAAACTGAACGACCTCCACAACCTGGAAGTGTTcgtgtctctgctgctgttcgGTGAAGTTCACAAAGAGCACTGGAAGACGGAGCCGGGCACCGTCATCGGACTCCTCAACCCGAACCCCATGAAGCAGAAAGAAGGATATGACGGG GTGAGCCTGACCGTGGACAACCCACAGAAGCTGTTGCTGTTGGGGGAAGCTCAGGACTTCGGCACCTGCAAGGCCATGAAGAAGAACGGAGACCCCTGCTCTCAGATGGTCAACCTG TACGAGTGCCAGTACTGCCAGTATCACGTCAAGGCCCAGTATAAGCAGATGAGCTCAAAGAGGGCCGAGCTGCAGTCGGCTTTTTCTGGAAAAGCTCCCAACAAGATgaaggggaagggggggagCCTGAAGGAGCGGCTCTGTCAGGACGGCTTCCACTACGGCGGGGTGTCCTCTGCCGCCTGCGCTGCCTCTTT AACGTCGAACAAAGGCAACCAAGGAACCCAGAAGACTCTGGACAAGCTGTTTGTGAAAGGCTCGGCTAAGCAGCTCAATCAGGCCAAGAGGCTGG ccATGCAGTCCGGGGAAGTTTCAGGATGTTCAAATGAATTTAAGAGCCTGCTGTCAACGCCGACACCCGGAGCTCTGCAGCTGAAGAAGCACTTGGTACACGGCGGCCAATCAG TCCCCAAAAACGGAGATTCAGCTCCATTTCAGTCCATCACCGCCTCCTCCCTGCTGAAGGAGCAGAAAGCCAAGCAGCGGGAGTTCCTGCAGAGCCGCCTGCGGAGGCCAGAGCCGATCCAGAAGAAGGTGCAGAGCTCATTGGGGCCCGGGCCGTCCTCCTCACTGATGTCCCCCAAAGCAGCCTCCGAGGCCACAATGAGCCCCGCCACTCCCCACACCCCGACCCTGGGCCGAGGCTTCTCCGAGGGGGAGGACATCCTCTTTTTTGACGGCAGCCCGCCTCCGGCTCCCGCCCCCATCGCTCTCAGTCTATCAGCCGCCAAGCTGGCTGCTCTGAGGAAGCTGAAAGCCAAAGGGTCGGGACTTAAAAAGGAAGACCCCAACGctgtgaagaggaagaggagcaacAGCAGCGATATCAACGCCCGGCTGGAGAGGAACCTGACCTCAGCCGAA gctgaggaggaggaggaaccaGCTGAGAAAAAGAAGCGAGATCAGCTCCTCTACATCCAGTCAGACGAATTTCAAAAGATCCTAAATGCCAAATCTCGCCATGATGCTGCGCTGCAGGCG GCGGAGTACCAGATGCAGGAGAGCTACTTTGATCCTCTGGTGAAGAAAGAGCagatggaggagaagatgaAGGGCATCAGAGAGATGAAGTGTCGCGCAGTTACTTGTAGAAAG TGTAAGTACACCTACTTCAAACCGGCGGATCGTTGTGTAGAGGAGAACCATGATCTGCGGTGGCACGATGCCACCAAGCGCTTCTTCAAATGTCCCTGTGGACAGAGATCCATCGCTCTGGACAGACTGCCAAACCAACACTGCAG TAACTGCGGTCTGTTTAAATGGGAGCGTGATGGGATGCTGAAG GAGAAAAAGGGTCCGAAGATCGCCGGAGAGCTTCTCCAGCCTCGAGGGGAGGAGCACGGAAAGTTCCTCAACAGCAATTGA
- the ucmaa gene encoding upper zone of growth plate and cartilage matrix associated a, with amino-acid sequence MSWTRVFVLSLLPALLLLHLFSGAVESKAVKDHSKPRNHKGAARQVFLPESDASSFIKRRSRRSTRYYEIQVEQRVKIAASEQRREYNEEQRDEYEHYVKEERDEQNERSRETNEQYREYHYDGLSPQYYWFH; translated from the exons ATGTCCTGGACCCGAGTCTTCGTGCTCTCCTTGCTccctgccctcctcctcctccacctct TTTCTGGTGCGGTGGAAAGTAAAGCAGTCAAGGACCACTCAAAACCACGCAATCACAAAG GTGCAGCACGGCAGGTGTTCCTGCCCGAGTCGGACGCATCCAGCTTCATCAAACGCCGCAGTCGCCGCTCAACCCGATACTACGAAATCCAAG TCGAGCAGAGGGTAAAGATTGCAGCAAGTGAGCAGAGAAGGGAGTACAACGAGGAGCAAAGGGATGAGTACGAGCACTACGTGAAGGAGGAGCGTGATG AGCAAAATGAGAGATCGAGGGAGACCAATGAGCAGTATCGAGAGTATCACTACGACGGCTTATCTCCTCAGTACTACTGGTTCCACTGA
- the phyh gene encoding phytanoyl-CoA dioxygenase, peroxisomal — protein MSRAAERLRLLINHLEPPPAAIRAETTGALSLNSSYPQRLRYSWDTDLLTPDQRLSYEENGFVLIKNLVPEEDIDRFRSAFERICRQEVKVPGLMVMRDVAIAKSEFVQDQKAVSKLQDFQEDAELFRYCSLPQILKYVECFTGPNIMAMHTMLINKPPDAGKKTSRHPMHQDLHYFPFRPADRIVCAWTAMEKVDRQNGCLVVLPGTHTGTLREHDYPEWEGGVNKMYHGVRGYDPQHLRVHLEMEKGDTVFFHPLLIHGSGMNQTQGFRKAISCHYASADCYYIDVKGTTQENIEEEVKDIANRKYALGNDITFQDTWAFRGRLVQGERTSL, from the exons ATGTCTCGGGCTGCGGAGAGACTCAGACTGCTGATCAACCATCTCGAACCACCACCTGCCGCCATC AGAGCTGAAACGACGGGTGCTTTGAGCTTGAACTCCAGTTACCCTCAGAGACTCAG ATACAGCTGGGATACCGACCTGCTGACCCCAGATCAGCGACTCTCTTATGAGGAAAATGGCTTCGTCCTCATCAAGAATCTGGTGCCTGAGGAGGACATCGACAGGTTCAG GAGTGCGTTTGAACGGATCTGTCGACAGGAAGTGAAAGTTCCCGGTCTGATGGTGATGAGGGACGTGGCCATCGCTAAGTCAGAGTTTGTTCAGGATCAAAAAGCGGTCTCCAAACTGCAGGATTTCCAGGAAGATGCTGAACTGTTCCGATACTGCTCTTTGCCACAg ATTCTGAAGTATGTGGAGTGCTTCACTGGACCCAACATCATGGCAATGCACACAATGCTCATCAACAAACCTCCTGATGCAG GGAAGAAGACGTCTCGTCACCCGATGCACCAGGATCTGCATTACTTCCCCTTCCGTCCCGCAGACAGGATCGTCTGCGCATGGACGGCCATGGAGAAGGTGGACAGGCAGAACGGCTGCCTGGTAGTGCTGCCAGGAACACACACCGGCACCCTGCGCGAGCACGACTACCCAGAGTGGGAG gGCGGTGTGAATAAAATGTACCATGGCGTGCGTGGCTACGATCCGCAGCATCTCAGGGTGCACCTGGAGATGGAGAAGGGTGACACCGTCTTCTTCCATCCACTGCTGATCCACGGCTCAGGCATGAACCAGACACAGGGCTTCCGCAAG GCCATCTCCTGCCACTATGCCAGCGCTGACTGTTATTACATCGATGTGAAGGGAACCACCCAGGAAAACATCGAGGAAGAGGTGAAGGACATCGCCAACAGGAAGTACGCCTTGGGCAACGATATAACCTTCCAG GACACCTGGGCCTTCAGAGGCCGCCTGGTGCAGGGAGAGAGGACTTCACTGTAA